The Echinicola rosea genome has a segment encoding these proteins:
- a CDS encoding M1 family metallopeptidase has protein sequence MNWMKTLLIVATCCLSFSAKAQLFPHGEGFTRQDTLRGTIGPERAWWDVEHYTLEVKVMPERQFLSGTNTMTYKVTGQAKRMQIDLQTPMELTKVVQNGEELSVEHEGNAHFITLKAMQEQGKSYEITFHFSGKPVVAQRPPWDGGLTWQKDSNGLPFIANANQGIGSSVWWPNKDHPSDEPDNGVTLKVEVPENLMDVSNGRLMDTKHNPKENTKTYTWEVKNPINNYGININIGDYVHFSETYKGEKGELDMDYYVLRENLDKAKEQFKDARRMMEAFEHWFGPYPFYEDGYKLVEVPYLGMEHQSSVTYGNGFGNGYLGRDLSGTGWGLKFDFIIIHESGHEWFANNITNKDVADMWIHEGFTAYSENLFLDYFYGKEAASDYVLGTRMAIENNRPVIGTYGVNHEGSGDMYYKGANLLHTIRQLINDDEKWRKILRGLNREFYHQTVTTKQVENFISDHAGIDLEPVFDQYLRDVRIPIFSYTIKEGTLSYRWENTIESFKMPLKVWIEGEPVWLKPTTQWQTKKLAPASPTLMVDRNFYVAKMNVMGE, from the coding sequence ATGAATTGGATGAAAACACTTTTGATAGTGGCCACATGTTGTTTGAGTTTTAGTGCTAAGGCCCAGCTCTTCCCCCATGGGGAGGGATTTACGCGCCAAGACACCTTACGCGGCACCATTGGCCCGGAAAGGGCGTGGTGGGATGTAGAACATTACACCTTGGAGGTAAAGGTAATGCCCGAAAGGCAGTTCCTCTCCGGCACCAACACCATGACCTATAAAGTCACGGGGCAAGCAAAGCGGATGCAGATCGACCTCCAAACGCCCATGGAACTTACCAAAGTCGTTCAAAATGGCGAAGAACTTTCCGTCGAGCACGAGGGGAATGCCCATTTTATCACCCTGAAAGCCATGCAAGAGCAAGGGAAAAGCTACGAAATCACCTTTCACTTTTCCGGCAAGCCAGTAGTGGCACAGCGCCCTCCATGGGACGGAGGCCTCACTTGGCAAAAAGACAGCAACGGCCTTCCATTTATCGCCAATGCCAACCAAGGTATCGGTTCCAGTGTCTGGTGGCCAAACAAGGACCATCCCAGCGATGAACCTGACAATGGCGTAACCCTGAAAGTGGAAGTACCCGAAAACCTTATGGACGTCTCCAACGGCCGCCTGATGGACACCAAACACAACCCCAAGGAAAACACCAAAACGTACACCTGGGAAGTAAAAAACCCCATCAACAACTACGGCATCAACATCAACATAGGAGACTATGTGCATTTCTCCGAAACATACAAAGGTGAAAAAGGTGAGCTGGATATGGATTACTATGTGCTCCGCGAGAATTTAGATAAAGCCAAAGAACAATTTAAGGATGCCAGAAGGATGATGGAAGCATTTGAGCATTGGTTTGGGCCGTATCCATTTTATGAGGATGGCTACAAGTTGGTAGAAGTCCCTTACCTAGGCATGGAGCACCAGAGCTCCGTCACTTATGGCAATGGATTCGGCAATGGCTACTTGGGAAGGGACCTCAGCGGCACAGGCTGGGGACTGAAGTTTGACTTTATCATCATCCATGAATCCGGCCATGAATGGTTTGCCAATAACATCACCAACAAAGATGTGGCTGACATGTGGATCCATGAGGGATTTACGGCCTATTCCGAAAATCTGTTTTTAGATTATTTCTATGGCAAAGAAGCGGCCAGTGATTATGTATTGGGCACGCGCATGGCCATCGAAAACAACCGCCCAGTCATCGGCACTTATGGCGTAAACCACGAGGGGTCCGGAGACATGTACTACAAAGGAGCCAATTTGCTCCACACCATTCGCCAGCTGATCAATGATGATGAAAAATGGCGTAAAATCCTACGCGGACTCAACCGGGAATTTTATCACCAGACCGTCACGACCAAGCAGGTCGAAAACTTCATCAGCGACCATGCAGGAATCGACCTGGAGCCAGTGTTTGATCAATACCTGCGGGATGTCCGAATACCGATCTTCAGCTATACCATCAAAGAGGGCACACTGTCCTACAGGTGGGAAAATACCATTGAGAGCTTTAAGATGCCCCTGAAGGTTTGGATCGAAGGAGAACCGGTTTGGCTCAAACCAACCACCCAATGGCAAACCAAAAAACTGGCGCCAGCATCACCAACACTCATGGTGGACCGTAACTTTTATGTGGCCAAAATGAATGTCATGGGAGAATAA
- the katG gene encoding catalase/peroxidase HPI has translation MENNNGSRSFDVNESNAGGKCPFSGAPPKKSAGGGTSNLDWWPNRLKVNILRQHSPKSNPLGENFNYAEAFKTLDFEGLKKDLHALMTDSQDWWPADFGHYGGLFIRMAWHSAGTYRIGDGRGGAGGGQQRFAPLNSWPDNASLDKARRLLWPLKQKYGNKISWADLMVLAGNVALESMGFKTFGFAGGREDTWEPEEDVYWGSEDEWLADKRYSGKRDLEDPLAAVVMGLIYVDPEGPEGNWDPVSAAVDIRETFKRMAMNDEETVALIAGGHSFGKTHGAADPGKHVGPEPEAAPIEEQGFGWKNSYGTGAGPDAITGGPEVTWTQTPTQWSNHFFDNLFKYEWDPHRSPAGAKQWIARDAAEDIPDAFDTSKKHRPTMLTTDLALRFDPEYEKISRRFYENPDDFADAFARAWYKLTHRDMGPKDRYLGPEVPEEELLWQDPIPAVDHELVDEKDIAGLKDKILASGLSVSQLVSTAWASASTFRISDKRGGANGSRIRLAPQKDWEVNNPKQLTKVLDTLAGLQKEFNGAQSGNKKISLADMIVLAGCAGVEKAAKDAGHTVTVPFSPGRMDASPEQTDEEAFSYLEPYADGFRNYRRTKFNVSTEDLLVDKANLLDLTPPELTVLIGGMRVLDTNWDGSKHGVFTDKPGTLTNDFFVNLLDMRTAWNPTSENQEIFEGKDRKSGTKKWTATRADLIFGSNAELRAQAEVYGSADSLDKFVKDFVATWNKVMNLDRYDLK, from the coding sequence ATGGAAAATAATAATGGATCTCGAAGTTTTGATGTAAATGAAAGTAATGCGGGTGGAAAATGTCCTTTTTCAGGTGCTCCCCCCAAAAAGAGTGCCGGTGGAGGAACCAGTAACCTGGACTGGTGGCCAAACCGGCTAAAGGTAAATATCCTTCGCCAGCATTCTCCCAAGTCCAATCCCCTTGGAGAAAATTTTAATTATGCAGAAGCATTCAAGACCTTGGATTTTGAAGGATTGAAAAAGGATCTTCATGCCCTGATGACCGATTCCCAGGACTGGTGGCCAGCAGATTTTGGCCATTATGGGGGCTTGTTTATCCGAATGGCTTGGCACAGTGCAGGCACCTACCGTATTGGCGATGGTCGTGGAGGAGCAGGAGGAGGACAGCAGCGCTTTGCCCCGCTAAACAGCTGGCCTGACAATGCCAGTTTGGACAAGGCACGGAGGCTACTGTGGCCTTTAAAGCAAAAATATGGAAACAAAATCTCTTGGGCAGACTTGATGGTACTTGCCGGCAATGTGGCTTTGGAGTCCATGGGATTTAAGACCTTCGGCTTTGCAGGAGGACGGGAGGATACTTGGGAGCCGGAGGAGGATGTATATTGGGGCTCTGAGGATGAATGGCTGGCGGACAAACGATATTCAGGAAAGCGCGACCTTGAGGATCCTTTAGCCGCCGTGGTCATGGGATTGATCTATGTGGATCCAGAGGGCCCCGAGGGTAATTGGGATCCTGTTTCTGCTGCTGTTGACATCAGGGAAACCTTCAAGCGCATGGCCATGAATGACGAGGAGACCGTCGCACTCATTGCCGGAGGCCATTCCTTTGGGAAAACCCACGGTGCTGCGGATCCCGGTAAGCATGTAGGACCAGAGCCAGAAGCTGCTCCTATTGAAGAGCAGGGCTTTGGCTGGAAAAACTCCTATGGTACCGGTGCCGGCCCAGACGCCATTACGGGTGGGCCGGAAGTCACTTGGACCCAAACCCCTACCCAATGGAGCAACCATTTCTTTGACAACCTGTTTAAATATGAATGGGATCCACACCGAAGTCCCGCAGGTGCAAAACAATGGATTGCGAGGGATGCAGCAGAAGATATTCCGGATGCCTTTGATACATCCAAAAAACATAGGCCTACGATGCTCACGACTGACCTGGCCTTACGTTTTGATCCCGAATATGAAAAGATATCCAGAAGGTTTTATGAAAACCCCGATGATTTTGCCGATGCCTTTGCAAGGGCTTGGTACAAGCTTACGCACCGGGACATGGGACCTAAAGATCGTTATTTGGGACCAGAGGTACCTGAGGAAGAACTGCTTTGGCAAGATCCCATTCCTGCGGTGGATCATGAACTTGTCGATGAAAAAGACATTGCTGGCCTAAAAGACAAGATCCTGGCATCAGGACTATCGGTATCGCAGCTGGTATCCACCGCTTGGGCATCGGCCTCGACATTTAGGATTTCTGACAAACGTGGCGGTGCCAATGGTTCTAGAATCCGTCTTGCTCCACAAAAAGACTGGGAAGTCAATAATCCCAAGCAACTCACCAAAGTACTGGATACTTTGGCAGGATTACAAAAGGAATTTAATGGTGCCCAATCTGGCAACAAGAAAATCTCTTTGGCTGATATGATTGTCCTGGCAGGATGTGCCGGTGTAGAAAAAGCCGCCAAGGATGCTGGACATACTGTTACGGTGCCATTTTCTCCGGGCAGAATGGATGCTTCACCTGAGCAGACTGATGAAGAAGCGTTTAGCTACCTGGAACCTTATGCGGATGGATTCCGGAATTACAGACGGACAAAATTCAATGTATCTACCGAGGACCTGTTGGTGGATAAAGCCAACTTGCTCGATCTTACGCCACCTGAATTAACAGTACTGATAGGGGGCATGCGCGTTCTGGACACCAATTGGGACGGGTCAAAACACGGTGTCTTCACTGACAAGCCCGGAACGCTGACCAATGATTTCTTTGTCAACTTATTGGACATGAGAACAGCTTGGAATCCCACCTCTGAGAACCAAGAGATCTTTGAAGGTAAAGACCGAAAATCCGGTACCAAAAAGTGGACCGCTACCCGTGCAGACCTCATCTTCGGCTCCAACGCCGAACTGAGGGCACAGGCGGAAGTCTATGGCAGCGCAGATTCGCTGGACAAGTTTGTCAAGGACTTTGTTGCCACTTGGAACAAGGTGATGAACCTCGACCGATATGACCTGAAGTGA
- a CDS encoding cellulase family glycosylhydrolase, with translation MLLSLIVLWTMGWACKSAEEEPAKLHISSMEIVWDEEGGEREVSITSNGPWTIAVSDDWLSVTPLSGQGSQCLSITVLANTSSEGREAAITLRAGSLHRTIKAKQLAGESFPAYYIPADQTDMRQISSLELAGEMGVGWNLGNSLEAIGGETAWGNPVVTKQLIDAVKTAGFTAVRIPVAWSKFTDESNFTIDPLWKERVEEVVNYVLDSDMYAIINIHWDGGWMQPTYAAEAAVNARLEAMWIQIALHFRDYDDHLLFAGTNEVMVEGDYGTPKPEYTEVQNGYNQTFVDAIRSTGGRNAHRHLIVQSFNTNIDHAVEFMEMPEDMIADRLMMEVHYYDPFEFALDADSPVSQWGNIADDPTKTAGWGGEAHAVGQFQKMKTHFVDKGIPVIVGEYGAISKTNLEDHSIYRAYYLEKITQTMLDQSLVPFYWDNGHTGNHGFGLFNRKNGHQAYPNLIENLLPNIY, from the coding sequence ATGTTGCTATCCCTAATTGTCTTGTGGACAATGGGCTGGGCATGTAAATCAGCGGAGGAAGAACCTGCCAAATTGCACATCTCCTCTATGGAGATCGTTTGGGATGAGGAAGGGGGAGAACGGGAAGTTTCCATCACTTCAAACGGTCCCTGGACAATTGCGGTGTCGGATGATTGGCTCAGTGTTACCCCCCTATCAGGCCAAGGCAGTCAATGCCTTTCCATTACGGTCTTAGCCAATACTTCCAGCGAAGGTCGCGAGGCCGCGATTACGCTTCGAGCAGGTAGTTTACACCGAACAATTAAGGCCAAACAGTTGGCCGGGGAATCATTTCCGGCCTATTATATCCCCGCAGATCAAACGGATATGCGGCAGATCAGCAGCTTGGAGCTGGCAGGCGAAATGGGCGTTGGCTGGAATCTTGGAAATTCACTGGAGGCCATAGGTGGCGAGACGGCCTGGGGAAACCCTGTGGTCACCAAGCAACTTATCGATGCAGTCAAAACCGCGGGTTTTACAGCGGTAAGGATTCCCGTGGCCTGGAGCAAATTTACAGATGAAAGCAACTTCACCATTGACCCATTATGGAAAGAACGTGTCGAGGAAGTGGTCAATTATGTGCTGGACAGTGACATGTATGCCATTATCAATATCCATTGGGATGGAGGTTGGATGCAGCCCACTTATGCAGCAGAAGCTGCGGTAAATGCCCGATTGGAGGCGATGTGGATACAAATAGCCTTGCATTTCAGGGATTACGATGACCATTTGCTCTTCGCCGGCACGAATGAAGTAATGGTGGAAGGAGATTACGGTACTCCAAAGCCGGAATATACTGAAGTACAAAATGGCTATAACCAAACGTTTGTGGATGCTATTCGAAGTACTGGAGGCCGAAATGCCCATCGCCACTTGATCGTCCAAAGCTTCAACACCAATATCGACCACGCAGTGGAATTTATGGAAATGCCGGAGGACATGATAGCTGATCGATTAATGATGGAAGTCCACTACTACGACCCCTTCGAGTTTGCATTGGATGCTGATAGCCCGGTAAGCCAATGGGGAAACATCGCCGATGACCCCACCAAAACAGCCGGATGGGGAGGTGAAGCGCACGCTGTCGGCCAATTTCAAAAAATGAAAACCCATTTTGTGGATAAAGGCATTCCGGTCATCGTGGGTGAATACGGCGCCATCTCTAAAACCAACTTGGAAGATCACTCGATCTATAGGGCGTACTATTTGGAAAAGATCACCCAAACTATGCTGGATCAGTCGCTAGTCCCTTTCTATTGGGACAATGGCCACACAGGGAATCATGGCTTTGGGCTTTTTAACAGAAAAAACGGGCATCAGGCATATCCCAACCTGATCGAAAATCTATTACCTAACATTTATTAA